The Calypte anna isolate BGI_N300 chromosome 20, bCalAnn1_v1.p, whole genome shotgun sequence DNA window TTGGAGCTCTTACCTTAAAGCCCAAAAGACCTCAGACACATGTTAAGACACCTTACGGATGGCCAAAAGAAACACACACGCTCAGGAGAGGGGCAACAAGCCACAGGCAAGGCACTACCCCGGGTGGGACTCGGAGAAGCAACCCCGGCTCCACCCGACAGCCCTGCACGTGCAGCCGAGAGGTACCTTCCAAGGACCTCTCAGCAATGCTGAGAGCAGAACCAACACAGACCGGGAAAACAAACGCGACAGAGAGCGAGAGAAAGGAGTTAAGAGAGGATAGGACCAAGCCAGAGCTGCGAGGACCCAGAAGAAGCAAAACGGGAAGCCAGCAGAGATGAGATACGGCCCCAGCCCCACCGGctgcccagccccaccagcGGAGCAAAGGGGCTGAACACACACATCCCCCCAGGGAGGGTCGGCACACACAGGACCCCCCAGAGCCAGGGGGGAACGGCAGCAGGGAGTGCTGCTCGGCTCGCCCCGCCCGACCCCACTCCCCCAGCGAGGGCCCCCGCCCCGCACTCACACCCAGGGCTCCGGCAGGCAGCAGGACGCGGCTGCGGCTACCGGCACCGGCTGCCTCTTGGCCCCGGGGGTGGGACGGGCCCTCCCCGCGACCCCTCCCCGCCCTCCGCCAGCTGAGGCACCGCCCCGAGCAGGGGTGGGCAGCGGGaccccccgcagccccccggaGACCCCCGGGAGCCCCAGCCCCGCGGCGatgggcagaggcagcagccacagctccgAATTTTTGCACAGTGTAAAGGGATGGAGTGTTGGGGGGGTGTCAGCCGCCCTTGCTCCCCGTGTCTTTGCGGATAGCCggggggtgagggtgctgagttTGCCCttgagcagtgccagcagctgttAACTCGGGGGGTCTCgcccacaggaaaaaaagcacaggtgGTTTTAGGAAACCACCTGCAAGTTCTAGTGGGTAATTCCCTGGCGTTAGGAAATGCGGGCAGGGGCCGGTAAAGTGCACGCAGCTGGGTCTGAATCCCCCATCATCATCATTAAGTGCTGCCAAACTCCACAGCGAAGTCCCTCCACGCCCATCTGAGAGCCACGGGATACAGATCCTGCCGTCACATCTGGTCTGGATGACATGTGGGTGTTGTAAGGTCACCTTCATCCACAGAGATCCCCCCCGGGCTGTGCTGGATGTCAGCCCTGAGGAGGGCTGATGATTTGCCATCAAACACCTGACTGTGCATCTGAAACACTGGATGAAAAGCACCAGGAGGAAGCAGGCAGGGCAGTGTCAccagcagcttccccagcaccagTGTTTGTGGGTGTGCTGCACCTGGGCCACCAGCATCTCCATGCATCACCCAGACCCCTTCCTCACAGCCAAGCTGTCTCTGCTTCCATGGTTTTAAGCAGGGAAGCTAATGCAGGAGGACAAGTGTTACATGTTGACTTCTGCTGAACAGGTTTGCTGGATTTCCTGAAAAGGGTGATTCCTCTGCTCCCATGGAGCCCAGGAGACACCATCCTGCTCCAGACACCACACAGCACCACACTTTAAAACAGAACTTACCCAAGCGAGGTGGCTCAGCTCCATCCCGCCCCTTACTTGCAAGGGTCAGCTGCAGCATGGGATAGGATGAAACCTTACATTCCCAAAAGCCTTCTAGCAGTTTCCCTCACTGAACTGTCTCACACAGAGGTCAGATGAGCATCAGTGCCAGGAGCAAAGCCACAGCAGAAGCAATTAGATCAGTTCAGGCAGGTAGTCTACACCCAGGCTCTTGTTGTGGCTGGGCCAGCAGGAGTACCCTTTCCCAAGAAGACAGAATTACCTCAAAACTCATAGAAGTCCCTGAAACTCTGACTGCTGCAGATGACTCTTCTAGACTCCTAACTTTCcccagaagaaaacagtaagGATGGGAGTTTTTATCTGAAAGTACTGAGTTGGGACAAGTGCCCTATGAACAGGAACATTTAGCAGGACTTGAGTTTTCCTCTTGGAGTTGACAATGTCCTCAGCATGAGTCAGGCTGAGAGTTGGCACCCACTATAAAACCATTCAGGAGTGCACAGCTATGACTCTAAAGGCTGAAGAAATGACGAAGTAGCAGTAAGTGCAAATACAGAGGGATCACCATGTAAACCCATGGCACAAGACAAACCAGTGACGATCAGCAGTGTGTTAGATTTTGGCCAAGCACCTTTGCAGCTCACTCAGAAGCTGAGTGACATTATCCACAGAGCACAGTTCTGTATCATCTCATGGCAGAAGGGAGAGAGGCTCTGAGAGCAGGAAGGGCATTTACTTCAGCCCTGACCAacccctctccatcccttcaAATAATGTTTGCAGAAGAGATCTCCACCTGCACTGAAAATGGGCATTTGCACTCCCAGTAGGGCTCTGTAACAGCAACAGCTGAGAAGAGTGGAGTTAGAGCTAACCCTGTGCTCACAGTGGGCATTTAAAAGATTCCctaaggaaaaaagctttaaatgtaACCAACAGACTTTTCTCATGTAAGGTGTGTTCCATGATACAATGATTCATGGGGAGTTAAATATTTATAGTTGCATTTCTTCAAGTTCTGCAATGACAATATATTTAAAGTATGACCTCAACAAAAATGAAGAGAACCAGTGTTCTCTACTATAAAACTGGGAGGGTGTGTGTGAATGTCTCTACAAAGGAATGAGTAATTACTAGGAAACCATCAATCTTCTCACACAATCCAAGATCCGAGCATTTAATAGAAGTGGTGATTTTACTACCACAAGTTTTTCTTGCCACTAGCACAGCAAAGATAACAGACACAAACAActgataaaatttttttttattattcacttTTGAATTCTTTTACACTTTCCTGATTATTTTGTGTAAGGTGAAACTAGAACTGTTTAAAAGACATACACAAATCTAGTACATCAATAaccaggtttttctttttgctataCTATTCTCACAACCACGTGTGTGCTAGGCAATATAACCGTCACAGAAGCAAACTTTAGGCAGAATACTGGTCAGTAAAAACAAAGCGAAAAGAGCTACCAGATATACAGACAGGCTCGGTTCCACATTCACTACTGCATTTATCAAGCGCCAAGTATTAACTGCACAATTTGTTCAGCTAGTAGAGGGGAGTTTTAAAATCAGTGCATGAAATTCTCTTCAGCAGACAGATGGACAAACAGATGGATCCTATACCTAAGTGGAATGTGAAGGTAGGGGGATGATTCCGCGGGACTGACAGGTGACTACTCCTAATCTTTTCCACTGTATTATTCACGCAActcttagtaattttttttaaatgggacaTGTCTGAAACATAACTAGGTGAGGACGTTTGGAGCTCAAATATTACAAGTTACAAGCATTACAAATGAGTTGGTCTGCATTCCAGTACAATAAATGGGGAATCCTGAATATTTGAGCCAGTTCCTGGTGCTATCAAAAAAATGGCAGATGAGAGCTGAAGACTGCAACAGTACTGGCAGCTGTCAAACATCCAAGAAAGAAACCTGTCCTTGAGCAGACTCAGGTTTCACCCACCATCCTGACATcacacaaaattaaagaaaggatGATGTGTATGTGGGAGTCCAGAACTGCTTTAATGGAGTTTAAACAGTTGAGAGGGTCAGGGATGAACAGAGtccaaagggagaaaaatttcTATAAACTGTACTTAAAGATGGCTCAGTGGATTACTTAAGAAGCTTTCAGGATAAATCCAAAATGGGAATACCATGGAGATTTTGATTCACCCAAGAGTAAAGTAATGCAAAAGTGGCAGATCACTTCATGGTATCATCCAAACTAATAAGGCCATTCAAAAAATTGAATCTTCTCCTATTGCAAGTCCATGGTAGTGAACAAAGAATTCTCACTACTAACATCTAAGGTATAGTTAGGTATGTTATTGCTGTGGGAAGGGGCTTAGTCATGCATGTCCTATGAGCATGAAAGCACTTTTAGAAGTCAAATCCCAGTTATCTGCCAGTGTAAAGAGTTTGGAATTCAAGCTGCTAACTCCCCCATTAGCCTCctccccaaaacaaaccccatgcCCAGAAAGACAGGACTGACAAAGTGAGCTTTTGACTGAAAGCGGTGCCTCAGACTTGGTTACAAATGTCTACAGAGTGTGCCTGTTAAACTAACTCATAGCAGTGTTACAAACTGGAATGCCATACATCAGATTGTTTTCCTTCCATGCCCCAGTGTCACAATAGAATCTCTATAACTTTCTGTACAACTTTACAACAGAATTGTACTTCGACTATTTTGGTGCCAAATTAAGCTTGCCAGAGTTACACAACTGATGTCTACTTTTCTACCAATAAGAGTTTTGTAAAGTCAATTGCAATCACAAAACCCATAATCACAGTGttcagttaaaaatataaacacgGTAATCGTAACTGTAAATGTTCAGAATAGGAAAGTTCGGAATGCCATTAGAGTAACCGACCTCCGCTTTAAGGACACAAAACATCAAccaactgtttttttttttcaccccacAGACAGTTTTTGCTACGTTGAGGTTGTGAAAGTCAATGTACTATTCTTTTTGCTTGTCGCACAAAGGGATATATGTGTAGGATACAGGGTGACATTGAACACAGAGTGAAGCGTGACAGCCATTagttctctccctccccagcatccccttCATCTCCCTGGTTTTCCGACGTCCATAGCTGtaagaaaatgcaaacacatGTTTATACTGAAAGCAtccagtaaaagaaaattgttcAGGAAAGGCACAGCACAGTTAGAAGTACCACACAATATTCTCAGCTAAGAGAAACACAGAACGAAACAGTAAAGATTAATGAGCAAGAAAACAGGCAGAGGATTACAAGTTAAAAGCCATCAAAAGTTTGCAAGCTCAACACAAAGACAAGCTGGATGTTGACAACACATAAACTGGCCTTTCTGTTACAAAAACAGCTTACTTTGTACCAACAATTAATAAGTGATTTCTGCTTTAAACAAGCAAATCTAACTGGTCTGGTTACAAAAAGCAGGGCAGTAAAGACATGCAGTTAATGCCTCAGAGAAGGCTTTAAATGGCACAGAACTACTTATGTCTTCAGATGTTGAGGCCCACTCAGCAGCCAGAAgtggcagcacccagagcagcagTTTGCCCCCTGATACTTACAGTGAGGTTGTCCCTAAGCAGCTGCATGATGAGAGTGCTGTCTTTGTAAGACTCTTCATTCAGCGTGTCCAACTCTGCTATCGCTTCATCAAATGCCTGAAAACATTCAAGACAACATTTTCACAACTCCTTCTCCCCAAATTCACTTCTGCTTACAAAGAGCTTACAAATTAGCTGCATCACTACTCCAATTCTGTGACAAAAGCTTCcagtgattttcttttccaccaAGTGAAGAAATGTAGACCAAAGTGAGCACCAAGTCTTTAGACAAGtgggaaaacagaagttttcaaGGGTGTCCAGATAAAAGCCCAGAACAACTTTAGTACCATGCCAATACCAAGTCCTGAAGAGGCAAACACACGCTGTCATACTGAAGAATGATTCACACAATTTGAGGCCAGGTGTAACAACACTAGAAAGCAATACTTGCATTAAAGAGGATGTCCTCACTGGTCTAAATACACAGTAAAAGACACAAGGTGACACTACACTAATGTATGTATTGCAGAGAAGACAATGGATGGAAGAtaagggggtttttttgacaagGGGGTGGaaggttttgggtttcttttcaaaacagcatAGGAAATCTGGGATGTTTCACTCAATATTACTAAGGCCAGACTTCCAATAGATCTGTTGCACATGAAAGCTTATGCTGAAAGTCTCAGAGCTGAGAGCCATGAGTAAGTGCTATTTCTTTATTCAGGTTTCAAACAAATGTAAGCAcattaactgaaaaaaagccaataGGAATAGCAGTTTTACACAGCAAAACATGACTTGTTACAAAGCATTATTAAAGCACATAATAAGAACACAAATGCCATTCACCTAATGCCATATTACTCATGTTACCACCAGGTAATTCTCAGATGCCAGAAGCTCCATTTAGAAGGCTCTAACCATATTTTAAGGAGAAGGCTAAgacaaaaattactttcttatCTGACAATATGCTATGATGACAATAGTTCAAAGATAACAGtgttttaaaggaattttaTACTATAAATCAGTAATCTAAAAAGAGCTATTGCAACCATGTAACTATCTCCTTAGCCTCCACAAAAACTGGTAATATGAAGAGTCTGCTTACCGTCTTTGCCAGATTACaggctttttcaggagaatttAGTATCTCATAgtagaaaacagagaaatttaGAGCCAAACCAAGTCGAATGGGGTGTGTTGGCTGCATCTCTTTCTTGCTAATTTCAAATGCCTCCTGGTAAGCTTGCTGAGAGTTTGCTACCGTTGCTGCAAGAAGTAATTACAGTCATATTAATGCACAGTACATCACCATACCTCATGGGGGAAGTTATTATACCCTTGGTCTAGACTATTGTGCCATCAGAAATTTATACAATTACATATGCACAAACACGTATTCCAGAGTTTTTAGATGAAACTATTAAGGCAGAAATATTTGTTCAGATAAAGCTCTGAGCTCTGGAAATTaaattcaacattttaaagagtctgaaaatgaagtttattcaaaataaattccagTTTGTATGCATTTAAGCTCTACCTAAGTCAAAAAAAGTATTGTGATTTAAGCATTTGCTTCCAATTTTGCCAAAGAAGGAGTAGTACTCAATAATAAATCCAGAGAAAACCATATGGGGAAGAAGAATTATTTACACTACCTATTCAAACTGAAGGAAACATTTGGCATGTAGGTCATGAACTTTGTATTTCAGTTCAGGGTTTCAGAGGAAAGACAACAGCTCCAGAATGGACTGAAACTAAGTGTGCAAGATATGGACTAAATCAGACACACATCAGGAATTCAGGTACTGTGCATCATTGCCTTAACAGTCAGGATTAACTGGCTTAAGACCTGGTAACCCAGTATCCTAGATTGCACCCAGAAAGCTTGATACCAGTGAAGACTTGTGAGccaagttattattttaaacaggaGATGATAGGAACAAAGCattttccacaagaaaaaaatacattctccaGGGAAATATTTTACGCTGCCAAATACCAGTCAGAGGTCAAGGGCTGCAATCAGAATTTGACTGGTGTGATGAACATTTGTCAATCACTTCTAATAATTTCAGTGAAATCTTTCTCTAAAAGTGACTTGCACCTCTCTTCAATATTacagagcagaagcaaaaataaatcttcctgttagaggaaaagaacacaggcatttttttatgctttattcTGCTCAGTCCCCAGCAGCATGAGAGATTTAATCTCTACTTACTTTGCTTATTGTCCCCAGATGCCACCTCTGAGAGGTATCTGTAGTAATcacctttcattttcaaatagaAGACCTTGCTTTCTGGCTGCGTGGCATTGACAATAAGGTACTTATCCAGGAGTTcctgagaaaagaaacattacattttttttccctctgagtcATCAAAATAACACCTGAAGCAAAGCACTAAAATTTGCTGTGCTGAGGCTGTCCCCAGTTCACTCAAGCAGAACCTACTGACTATCAGCTTTAGGACTGCAAAGATTTTCCTTGAAATACGCTGATATAAACTTAGGTCCACAACCAGGCTCATGAACAGCAGGAGATCACATTAGCACAAGTGAAGCCAACTGTTTCCTGGTGACCCCTAGCCAGCAGCTATGGATTTTCAACATGgcctggtttgcttttttctattaaaaaaaagctatttcatAACAAATTCCCAAAGAAACCAACTAGATGACTTAAGAATTGGACTCAAGCATGCAGCTATGTGGAATTACTCCCCTACTGAGGTGCTGAAGTGTCTCCAGCCCTACTAAAATTCCTTAAGCCTCTCTGAAGAATGCTGCAGCACTACCTTCTGTTATTTTTGCTGCTGGATAATTACCAGAACATCATTGCAGATATCTTGCAATTCAGCCTCGATCTTCTCACGATACTCTCTTCCCATCTGCTGTTTCTTCTCattcctctctgttttctgttcaaTGCTGGAAATGACACGCCAGGATGAGCGACGGGCACCCACCACGTTCTTGTAGGCAACTGAGAGGAGGTTCCTTTCTTCATTGGACAGTTCATGTCCTTGCTCAGTGACTGCCTTCATAGCAGCAGCCATGTCATCGTAACGCTCAGCCTGTTCAGCCAGTTTGGCTTTCTGTACCAACTCACTTTTATCCATGGCTGTCCTGTAATTAGTAAggaataaaaacagagaaaaatgtctCTTGACTGTCTGCACTGTGCAAGTTACTTCTGAAGGGTGAAGCAGAACACACAGTCACCAGTAAGTGGGAAATTTAACAACTTTAATAAAGAAACATgaagggtttattttttaaaaattgactttttttgcCAAATATGTGTAATTTCCGTTGTATATGAATAATCACAGTCCTGAAGATATGTAAggattattctttaaaaatgcagcaaaattcATATTGGCATTAAGCCTATCACAATATGCTCCTTAGGTAAGTCTCTCCCCTCCCCATAACCCAGCCTAGAAGACACTGCATCTTCTAACCCTAAGCCCACagtttttggttgtttatttaggcatttttggtttgtttccccCCTACCATCAGAAAACAACAATTACTCAGGAGCATTGAAGCACTGGACAGCTCCTCCTGACAATGAAGATATTTTGACCACTGCAGGAGATGTTTCTGTGGGATTAAACAAACTGTACCCAGTCCATCAAGCTGTAGTTATTGACAACTTTGGCAAGTACATTTATACTGTTCtgtcaaaatttttttttttttttaaatatatatacatcaATGTACTTACAATGGACACAGCTAGAGTGGCTGCAGTCTCAGATTTTCAAGACGTTTCAGCTTACACTGATGTTCACAGAAACTGAATGGGACATGGCCCTCATGATGGCTCACTGCAAAACTGCCTATATGGAAACAACTTGTTTACCCTTTTTGCTAATGCAGCTTAACAACTGAAGGCAAGAAAATCACATCACATGACCACAAGGCCCCTGAAGAGCTTaagtaatgaaaaatgaagtaagGAACATCAGTGAGGTAGCTTGAGTATTGCTCACTTCTATAGGGTTTTATCTACAAGATAAAACTAACATGTAGTTAGCTTGGCTGTTGAGCTACCAACCTTGTACTCAGCTACCTAGAGACAGTCTCATAGGAGAAATTAAACAAGTTTCTTTGCCTTTGACAAAGTAAGTGAACCTCAAACTCCCATATGTCCCAAATTTACCTGTAAAATTTCTGCAGGTGCATAGGCTCACTTTCAGACAGACACAAAACTACTGCTCCTGTCAGTACAGAGCAATCAtgttcctctcctgctccctaAAGTATAATCAGGTCCCTCACTGTCCAGATGAGAGGTTTTCAGGCTAAGTCCTAACAGCCTGAAGTAGTTCcagaagaacaacaaaaagcaaacaagaacaGTAAGATTTCAATTGTTTTTCACAGGTTTCTGCTCATCAGACAACCTTTTACAGCCCCGttagaaagaagcaaaaactgAAAGTGATTGCTGTAGAACTTTCCCTGACTCTCTCTCCTTTGAAAGGCTCTGGATAATGTCTCACACACACTGCTCAGTGTTTTTGAGCAGTTGCTTTAAACCAAGTACCACCTAGCACACCATTATACAGGGAAATCCCTACATGAACTCCTCAACCAGGACAATGAGATGCAGACCCAAATTCCCATCATGTATATGAGCAGTCTCAGAGCTTCCTACTGCCAAGGACAGAATCCTAActacagaattattttggaaTATCCCTTCCAACTGAAGATACTatacttttcaaaaaataaaattaaaaattacccAAGATATCAAGTGAAACATCGTTACCTCACATCAAAGCTCCTGAAGTAAACCCAGCAACCAAATGTCCTACCTGCTATACATTTGCAAGTCACAGTCCTGCCTGCATTTCATCTTTTGCAGATCTAGCCTAACGCACCCATCCTTGTAGGCTACGTAATGCTAAAACCAGCCTCCTGGATAGAGACCTCTTGCAGACTTGATAGTAAAGCTGGGTTGCAGTTCAGTTCCATTTCAAACTCTTGTGTTCAAACTAGTAGATTCTGGCTCCTTTTAAAAGGTAATACACAGCCTTTGGATTAAAGCCCTCAACAAGAGACTGTGGGCAGCAGTGTGACAGTTTCTTGTAAGGCATGATTAATTTGGCTGTCTTTCCCAAGAGGCTTTTACCATGGGGATGTGCTGCACTGTCATTGCCTTCTGCAGGCTTATTATAAGGATGGCTCCTGAGGATGGAAAGGGATAAGTGGAATTTGTGATGTGCATTTTCTCTCCCAACACTGAAGCATCCCATGGTACCAAAGCACAACAAGTGTAAGGAAATCATCAGACCATTTACCACTGAGAGAACCCACCCCACTTTTCACTGCTGAGTCTATCAGGCTTTGTAAACCATTCCCTTCACTCAGCACTCAGTTTAGACCAAGTGCTTAATGCAGAAGTCATTTGTGCGTGGCGTTTCTCTGCCCACCCACTAAAATCTGAACGTGAACAAAGTACACCTGAGGAATGCTTTTTAAGTTACAAGGGCCAACTTTAAATAacaggacattaaaaaaaaaacagttttagaGCCATTCTAGTACCCTCACAGTCTGCACAGCTTCTAGAATAATTCCTATTGCAACCATCTTATCTCTTCTCCTTCTGATGGAATGTATTATGTAGAAAAAGTCTGCTTGTTGAAGTCCAGAGGCAAGTAGCTCCAACAGAGTTTACATCTTGCCGTTGAAAGGTCACTTTTATCTTTGAACTGCACTTTGCCAATAGTAGTCTAATTTGTAGATAAGTCATCCATGCAGAATTCCATTTACAAACAAGATAGAGTTTTGTTTAGAAATGGTGCAGAGTTTGTTTTATCAAGCTCACTGACATATTTATCTTTAGATGCAAGTCAATGAGTTCATATAAGGACACATGAAGAAAATCACAGAGGGAACAGCAAGGGCATAAAGACCTAGTGGATAAGAGACATGTATAGCACACATGCTATACAGGCAAAATACCAGCACAAAGCATTAGAATGTTGTTTCTCCTCAAGCATCTTTCTTCAGTAATGTAACTAATTTGTGCACATCTTAAATGTAAATCAAGCTTGTTACTGAAGAAAGAGTTCCTCAGAACTTTGCTGGCTTAGTTTTGACATAAAAACTCTCTATACAGGGGACTGAGCTGCTTAGTTAATTCATTTTACTCTTTGTACTGTTAGTAGCTTTGCTGTGAAACACAAGGTACTATTCAATGACATGGATTTAACAGAACGTAAATGCATTAAGAAAAATCATCGCCCACAACAAAATCTCTGCAATCACCAGAAAGCCTACCATTGCTTTGTTCATCGGGTGCTGCATAAAGGAACACTTAAAATCCTTACTTGGTTCTCCATTGCTTACCTTGTTAGAAGCCTGGAGAGAGCTTTGCAGAGCTATGCTGGCTTGAGCTCCAAAAGAGGGAAGTGTTtgccagagggaaaaaagataCAAGGAAAGGAGTGATGtttgaaaaggcaaagaagcaACTATCAGTTTTAACTGCTGCCTCCCATAAAGGAGATGAAAGCCACACTCTAACAATGGATCTGTGTGCCACAGTCTTAAACAAGCAAAGCCTACAGCTAAAAATACTCCTAGGCCACAAACAGAAGCCATCTAACAATTACCTGCAGCTAGGAGCGAAACACACAGAGGTGACAAACAGGAGGCCAACAGGAATGATCTATTCTAGCACTAATGAAGCCATGCCATGTAGGcaagggggaaagaggaaagatggAACAAGGAGCAGGGACGTGCAGACCACAGCCATGGAGGAGTCCTGACAGTTTCTTGTTCTAAGCAGAAGATTCTCAGATGCATTAATACATTTCAAATTCTTAAGACTCTTTTCTTAAGAATCTGTCAAACCACAACTTAGCAGCACTCCAAAATGAAGTAGCTGGACACTAGTTAGAATAAGGAATGCCAACCACTAGCCAGCAGTTGTAGCCAGCAGTACCAGCTGCCAGAAATTTGAATCACCCTAAACTCCCCACTCaaaatgtaattgtttttattttattttttttaatcttcacaCAGCCGAAGTTCTTTCAATCTCTCTTACAAATGCAGAACAGCATGTATACAGGTACAAGGATTTACAACTGCTTACTTCCT harbors:
- the YWHAB gene encoding 14-3-3 protein beta/alpha; protein product: MDKSELVQKAKLAEQAERYDDMAAAMKAVTEQGHELSNEERNLLSVAYKNVVGARRSSWRVISSIEQKTERNEKKQQMGREYREKIEAELQDICNDVLELLDKYLIVNATQPESKVFYLKMKGDYYRYLSEVASGDNKQTTVANSQQAYQEAFEISKKEMQPTHPIRLGLALNFSVFYYEILNSPEKACNLAKTAFDEAIAELDTLNEESYKDSTLIMQLLRDNLTLWTSENQGDEGDAGEGEN